From Demequina capsici:
CCGCAGGGCGCGATCGACCGGATCGTCGGCCACCGTGTGCTGGGACCCGGCTGGACGTCCCGCATGACCCAGGCGATGCTGCACCACCTCATCGAGGACCGGACCGCCGTCGCCACCGTCCGGCGCGCCCGCTACGCGTACTTCACACGCCAGCGTGAGCTCACGGCCGGCCTGCGCGCGCACGGCATCGCAGTGGAGCCCGCCGACGGGCTCAACGTGTGGGTCCCCGTGGCCGACGAACGGGCCGCGCAGATCACGCTCGCGGCGCACGGGATCCGGGTCAGCCTGGGCAGCGCCTTCCAGGTGGGCCAGCCCGACGGGCCGCTCGCCTCGGTCCCCGGGCCTCACCGGGGGGACCACATCAGGGTGAGCGTGGGCCTGCTTCCCGACGGCTTCCCCGGCCTCGCCGTCGCGATCGCGCAGGCGGCGCAGGAGCGCTGACCGCGGACGACGCGCCACGCGGCCGGCTCGCCGCGGGCCGCGCTCGGCACAGGCCAGGTGATCCCACGACCGCCGAGCTTGTGTATCTTGTGACCCAGGGTCCCAGCCGGGTGTGGCTAGGTGGACCGTCCAGGATGGGACGGCAGGCCCACGATCCCCGCCATCGTCGCCGCTCACCTAGGACACACCCATGCCCCGCCGCACCCTGCCCCTGATCCCCGTCGTCGCCACGACCGCCGTCTGCGCGCTCACCCTGGCCGCCTGCTCCAGCGCCTCCCCGGCGGAGACCCCGAGCACCTCGGAGTCGCCGTCCACCCCATCTGTGCCCACGAGCGCCAGCGCCGCCACCTCCGTGGACAACTGCGGCTTCACTGTCCCGCTCGGCACCGACCCGCAGCGGATCGTCACCGTGAAGTCCACCGCCACCGAGCTGCTGCTCGAGCTGGGGCTCGGCGACCGCATCGTCGGCTCCGCATTCCTGGACGGCCCCGTGGACCTCCCCTACCCCGTCGACGCACCCGACGTGCCGGTGCTGTCCGACTTCCTGCCCGGACAGGAGGCCACGCTGGCGCTCGAGCCGGACATGATCTTCGGCGGCTGGGAGTCGAACTTCAGCGCGGAGGGCGTGGGAGAGCGCGACGTGCTCGCGGAGCGCGGCATCGCCTCCTACGTCGCACCGTCAGCGTGCAAGGAGGAGGGCTACCAGCCCGACCCGCTGACGTTCGACGACGTGTTCGCGGAGATCGAGGAGGCAGGCGCCGTGTTCGGGGCGCAGGACGCCGCGGCGCAGCTCGTCGCCGACATGCAGGCCGACCTGGACTCCGTGGTGCCCGACTCCCGCGGTCTCACCGCTCTCTGGTACAGCTCCGGCGACGACGAGCCGTACGTGGGTGCCGCCATCGGCGCACCGCAGATGATGATGGACGCGGCAGGCCTGACCAACGTGGTCGACGTGCACGACACCTGGACGTCCGTCACCTGGGAGTCGGTCGTGGCCGCGGACCCCGACGTGATCGTGCTCGTGGACGCCAGCTGGAACACCGCGGACAGCAAGATCGCGGCGCTCGAGGCGAATACGGCGACCGCGAGCCTGTCCGCCGTCCAGAACCACCGGTACGTGATCGTGCCGTTCGCCGCAGGCGAGGCGGGCGTGCGCAACGCCGCCGCCGTCCTGTCTATCGTCGACCAGCTCTCGCAGCTGCAGCTCGGCTGATCCATGCGGACGCGTCGGCTCAGGTCTCCCGCGACGGTCACCGTCGCGCTGGCGGTCCTGCTCGTCGCGTCCGCGCTCGTCGCCGTGTCGATCGGCGTGGCGGGCCTGACCCCTGCGCAGGTGTGGGACGTCGTCGCGATGCATCTGGGCCTCAACCCGGGAACGCAGCCGTCGGACACGACCGACGCGATCGTGTGGGGCATCCGCCTGCCTCGCGTCCTCACCGCCGCCCTGGTGGGCGCCGGCCTCGCGACCGCGGGCGTCGTCATGCAGGGCGTCACCCGCAATCCGCTCGCCGACCCCTACCTGCTGGGGCTGTCGTCCGGGGCGTCGCTCGGTGCCGTCGCGGTGCTGCTGCTCGGGGTCGGATCCGCGATCGCCGCGACGGTGGCGCTGCCGCTCGCCGCGTTCGTCGGCGCGCTGGTGGCGCTGGTCGCGGCGCTCGGCGTCGCACGGCTTGCCGGGGCGATCACGCCCACCACGGCGGTGCTCGCGGGCCTCGCCATGTCCCAGCTGTTCGCCGCCACCACATCGCTCGTGATCGTCGTGTCGGCCAAGGGCGACTCGTACCGGGAGGTCCTGAGCTGGCTGCTCGGCTCCCTCGCCGGATCGTCCTGGTCCACCGTCACCGTCGCCGCCGTCGCGCTCGTCCTGCTCTACCCCGCCCTGCGCGCCTACGCCTCGCGGCTCGACGCGTTCGCCCTCGGAGAGTCCGCGGCTGCGGCGCTCGGCATCCCCGTCCGACGCACCTACGTGGTGCTGTTCGTGCTGGTCGCCGCGCTCACGGGCGCGATGGTGTCCACCAGCGGCGCGATCGGTTTCGTCGGCCTGGTGCTGCCTCACGTGGTCCGGGCCGTCACGGGCGGACTTCATCGGCACGTCATGCCCGCCGCCGCGCTGGGCGGGGCCGTGTTCCTCGTGTGGGCCGACACGCTCGCCCGCACCGTGCTCGACCCGCGCGAGCTGCCCGTCGGGGTCATCACCGCGCTCATCGGCGTCCCGGTCTTCGTCGTCGTCCTGTGGCGGTCAGGGAGGTCGTCGTGGAGCTGAGCGTCGAGCATGTCACCGTGAGGCGCGGCCGCCGAGAGGTCCTCACCGACGTCTCCTTCAGCGCCGGGCCCGGCGAGTTCGTCGGGCTGCTCGGGCCGAACGGCGCGGGCAAGTCGACCCTGCTCGGGGCCATCGCAGGCATGCTCGCCCCGTCGTCTGGACAGGTCATGGTCGACGGGCTCGTCGCGCATCGTGCCCCGCGTCGGGAGATCGCCCGGCGGCTCGCCCTGATGGAGCAGCAGGCGGACCGCAGCATCCCGCTCACCGCTGTCGAGATCGTCGAGCTCGGCTCGCTCCCCCACCACCGTGCGTTCCGTGGCGGTCACGCCCAGCGCGACTCTGAGGCGCGCGCTGCGCTCGACTCCGTGGGCGCCGGAGCGTTCGCCGACCGGGCGTGGCAGAGCCTGTCCGGCGGCGAACGTCAGCGGGTGAGCGTCGCGCGCGCGCTGGCCCAGCGGCCCGGCGTGCTGCTGCTCGACGAGCCCACCAACCACCTGGACGTGACGGCGCAGCTCGACACGCTCGACCTGGTCTCCCGCCTCGGGGTCACCGTCGTCGCGGCACTGCACGACCTCAACCACGCGGCACGGTGGTGCACCAAGGTGGTGGTGCTCAGCCATGGCAGGGTGGCCGCGGAGGGAGCGCCGGCGGAGGTGCTCACCGGGCAGACGCTCGCCGCCGTCTACGGCGTGGACGCCACCGTGCTCACGCACCCGGCAGACGGGCGGCCGGTCATCGCCTTCGACAGGTCAGCGTGACAGACGCGGCAGCACCTCGGCACCGAACGCGTCGATGAACTCGCGCTGGTTCCGCCCCACCTGGTGCAGGTAGATCCGGTCGAAGCCCATGTCGAGGTGCCGCTGGATCTCCCGCCGGTGCACGTCGAGGTCCTCGCTGATCAGCACCCTGTCCGTGAAGTCCTCGGGACGTACCAGGCGCGTCATCTGCTCGATCTCGTAGGGCGAGCGGATGTCGCCGTGCGGGAAGCGCATCGCGCCGTTGGGCCACTCGGTGAGCGCGTTCGCGAGCGCCTGGTCGCGGGTGGGCGCCCAGGACAGATGCAGCTGCAGCGCCTTGGGCCTCGAGTCGGGGTCCTTGCCGCCCTCGCGCGCGCCCTTCGCGAAGCTCGTGAGCAGCTGCTCCAGACGCGCCGCGGGCGCGCCGACGGTGATGAGCCCGTCCGCGCTGCGCCCGGCGCGTCGGGCCGCTACGGGCCCTGCGGCCGCGACCATGATCGGCGGCGGGACGTCGGGCATGGTCCACAGGCGGGTGGACTCGAGCTTGTAGTAGGTGCCGGTGTAGCGGGTGTCGCGACCCGCAAGGGACGAGTCGAACAGCTTGCGGATGATCTCCAGCGCCTCGAACATGCGGTTGATCCGCTCGGGAGGCTCGGGCCAGTACTCGCCGACGATGTGCTCGTTGATGGCCTCGCCGCTGCCGAGCCCCAGCCAGTGCCGCCCGGGGTGCAGGGCCGCGAGCGTGGCTGACGCCTGGGCCACCATCGCCGGATGCCACCGGAACGTGGGCGTGGTCACTCCGGGCCCCAGGTCGCCCCGCGTGTGCTCGCCTATGACGGAGAGCACGTTCCAGACGAACGGCGCCTGCCCCTGCGTGGGTGTCCACGGTTGGAAGTGGTCGGCCGCCATGACCCCGCTGAAGCCGCGGCTCTCGGCGTGGGCGCTGAGCTCGACGGCCTCACGCGGGGCGAGCTGGGCGAGCATCGCCGAGTAGCCGATCGTCATGCGCGCCCTCCCTCCGGTGCCGTCCGCCCGATTATAGGCGCGCAAGTGGCACGTCAGTGCACAGATCAGGGCCGATGCGTGTACTGACGTGCCAAGCGGGAGCCGGACCGGCCCGGGCCGCGTGAGTCGGGACAGGCGGCCGTCGGGCCGCAGGAGCCGGACCTGGCGGGCGTCGGGCCGCGCGGGCTGGTCAGCAGTCGCAGGCGATCCGGTGGCCGGGCTCGCCGACCGGCGCGGTCAACGGGTCGGGAGCACGGGTCGCGCCGACGGTGACCGCCACGCCCGTCGCCGCATCACGGACCACGCGGTCCACGGGGAGCCCCTCGCGCGCCCAGTACTCGAAGCCGCCGATCATCTCCTTCACCGCGAAGCCGAGGGTGCCGATGATCAGGCCCGCGCGCTGCGCGCCGTTGCAGCCAGGACCCCAGCAGTAGACGACGAATGACGTGCCCTCGGGGTACGCCGGGATCCGTTCCTGCATGTCCGGCTTCGGCATGTGGACCGCTCCGCGCGCATGCCCCTGCTCCCACGCCTCGAGGCTGCGCGTGTCGATCAGCACGAACCCGGGATCGCCCGACTCGAGCGCGGCGTGGACGTCGGAGCAGTCGGTCTCGAAGGCAAGGCGCGCGGCGAAGTGCGCGGCGGCCTCGGCAGGTGTGGGGGACTCCATGGCCCGACGGTAGGCCGTCAACGCCGGGCCGGTCCAGCCCGGCGTGGCACCGCACCGCGCCTCACCTCACCTCACCTCACCTCACCTCACCTCACCTCACCTCACCACACCGCACCGCACCGCGGACCTCGCGCGGGCGCAGCGACCCGCCGCACGCGGACCCGCGGTCAGGCCGCGTCGGGCAGGGCGCTCGCGACGTGAGGGATCAGCTCGGGTGCGGCCGTCGCTGCGGCGTCCGCGACGCCGGGCGCCACGAATTCCAGGTGCCACGACTCGGGCTTGGCCCCGCCGGAGCGAGCCCACGCGGGGTGGACCCAGCCGAAGTCGGCGCCGCGCGCGGTCATCCACGCGGCCGACGCGGGGTCGAAGTCGACCGCCATGCCCCACCCGTGGTTGGACGTGCCGGGAACGGCGGCGGTGGTCGGCTTGGCGGCGCGGGTCGCCACCTGGCTGGCGTACGAGCGGTAGGTGTCGGTGAAGGACAGGTGCTGGCCTGTCTCCGCCATGTACGCGGCGTCGGCGCGCTCGAGCGCCTGGGCGGCGTCGCACTGGAGCATCTGCCCCGGGGCGAACGAGATGGAGCACAGCTGCGACGCGGGTACCCGTCCGTTCGCATAGGTGACTCCGGTGGGCGCGCCGGTCCAGCCGTTCTGATGCGCGGCGACGGCGGCGCGGTACTGCTCGGTGAGCGCCGCCTGAGCCTCGGCCTGCGCGGCCTCGTAGTCGCGCATCGTCTGATCGTTCTGGGCGTCGATTCGGGTGTTCTCGGCGTCGACCCATGCGAGGTGGGAGGCACGGACCGCGGCCATCGCCTCGTCCAGCGAGGTCGAGGCGGCGTCGATGGTGTCGGTGAGGGTCCTGACGGAGTCGACGTCGCCACGGTCGGCGGACGACACGAGGGCGGCCTTCAGCACGTTGCGGGCTGTCGCGGCGTGTTCGAGCACGGCCGGATCGGTCACGTGGTCGCCGACGGCGGCGAGCGCGTCGAACGTCGAGGCGAGGTCGCCGTCGGCGGTGCCGATCTGCGTGTCGAGGCTGGTGAGGGCGGCCACGTGCGCGGCGACGGCGGTGGCTCCGCTGACCTCGTCTGCGACGCGCGTCACCTCGGCAGCGGCCGCGTCGAGCGCGTCCGCGGTGCGCTGCAGCTCCTCGGTGGCCGCGCGCACGGCGGTGAGGTCCCGCTCCTGGCGGTCGAGCACGGCCTGGACGTCGGGATCCTCGATCACCTGGGAGACGGAGTCCCCGGTGGCGGTGACGACGCCGGTGGAGGCGTCGATCGCCTCGATGCTCGCCACGTCGAGCGTCGGGACCTGGCGGTCGAGCTCGGAGACTGCGAGCGCGAGCCCCCCGGAGGGTACGTCCGCGACGCTCTGCGCCTGCGGCGCCGACGCGAGCAGGAAGCCTTCCGCGGCCGGCGCGAGGAACGTCGGCCGGGCCTCGC
This genomic window contains:
- a CDS encoding putative F420-0 ABC transporter substrate-binding protein, with product MPRRTLPLIPVVATTAVCALTLAACSSASPAETPSTSESPSTPSVPTSASAATSVDNCGFTVPLGTDPQRIVTVKSTATELLLELGLGDRIVGSAFLDGPVDLPYPVDAPDVPVLSDFLPGQEATLALEPDMIFGGWESNFSAEGVGERDVLAERGIASYVAPSACKEEGYQPDPLTFDDVFAEIEEAGAVFGAQDAAAQLVADMQADLDSVVPDSRGLTALWYSSGDDEPYVGAAIGAPQMMMDAAGLTNVVDVHDTWTSVTWESVVAADPDVIVLVDASWNTADSKIAALEANTATASLSAVQNHRYVIVPFAAGEAGVRNAAAVLSIVDQLSQLQLG
- a CDS encoding iron chelate uptake ABC transporter family permease subunit translates to MRTRRLRSPATVTVALAVLLVASALVAVSIGVAGLTPAQVWDVVAMHLGLNPGTQPSDTTDAIVWGIRLPRVLTAALVGAGLATAGVVMQGVTRNPLADPYLLGLSSGASLGAVAVLLLGVGSAIAATVALPLAAFVGALVALVAALGVARLAGAITPTTAVLAGLAMSQLFAATTSLVIVVSAKGDSYREVLSWLLGSLAGSSWSTVTVAAVALVLLYPALRAYASRLDAFALGESAAAALGIPVRRTYVVLFVLVAALTGAMVSTSGAIGFVGLVLPHVVRAVTGGLHRHVMPAAALGGAVFLVWADTLARTVLDPRELPVGVITALIGVPVFVVVLWRSGRSSWS
- a CDS encoding ABC transporter ATP-binding protein encodes the protein MELSVEHVTVRRGRREVLTDVSFSAGPGEFVGLLGPNGAGKSTLLGAIAGMLAPSSGQVMVDGLVAHRAPRREIARRLALMEQQADRSIPLTAVEIVELGSLPHHRAFRGGHAQRDSEARAALDSVGAGAFADRAWQSLSGGERQRVSVARALAQRPGVLLLDEPTNHLDVTAQLDTLDLVSRLGVTVVAALHDLNHAARWCTKVVVLSHGRVAAEGAPAEVLTGQTLAAVYGVDATVLTHPADGRPVIAFDRSA
- a CDS encoding TIGR03557 family F420-dependent LLM class oxidoreductase; amino-acid sequence: MTIGYSAMLAQLAPREAVELSAHAESRGFSGVMAADHFQPWTPTQGQAPFVWNVLSVIGEHTRGDLGPGVTTPTFRWHPAMVAQASATLAALHPGRHWLGLGSGEAINEHIVGEYWPEPPERINRMFEALEIIRKLFDSSLAGRDTRYTGTYYKLESTRLWTMPDVPPPIMVAAAGPVAARRAGRSADGLITVGAPAARLEQLLTSFAKGAREGGKDPDSRPKALQLHLSWAPTRDQALANALTEWPNGAMRFPHGDIRSPYEIEQMTRLVRPEDFTDRVLISEDLDVHRREIQRHLDMGFDRIYLHQVGRNQREFIDAFGAEVLPRLSR
- a CDS encoding rhodanese-like domain-containing protein, whose product is MESPTPAEAAAHFAARLAFETDCSDVHAALESGDPGFVLIDTRSLEAWEQGHARGAVHMPKPDMQERIPAYPEGTSFVVYCWGPGCNGAQRAGLIIGTLGFAVKEMIGGFEYWAREGLPVDRVVRDAATGVAVTVGATRAPDPLTAPVGEPGHRIACDC
- a CDS encoding M15 family metallopeptidase, producing MTFLSSPLRRIAAASAVACLGLGAGVAGAHAATVESALLQARAAAKAVESKREGLVESIDLANTVAGDAEAHLSEGAVSSAVDQLDSTVSAAEFTAAAHNVVLDPGDSEARPTFLAPAAEGFLLASAPQAQSVADVPSGGLALAVSELDRQVPTLDVASIEAIDASTGVVTATGDSVSQVIEDPDVQAVLDRQERDLTAVRAATEELQRTADALDAAAAEVTRVADEVSGATAVAAHVAALTSLDTQIGTADGDLASTFDALAAVGDHVTDPAVLEHAATARNVLKAALVSSADRGDVDSVRTLTDTIDAASTSLDEAMAAVRASHLAWVDAENTRIDAQNDQTMRDYEAAQAEAQAALTEQYRAAVAAHQNGWTGAPTGVTYANGRVPASQLCSISFAPGQMLQCDAAQALERADAAYMAETGQHLSFTDTYRSYASQVATRAAKPTTAAVPGTSNHGWGMAVDFDPASAAWMTARGADFGWVHPAWARSGGAKPESWHLEFVAPGVADAAATAAPELIPHVASALPDAA